The sequence below is a genomic window from Salminus brasiliensis chromosome 6, fSalBra1.hap2, whole genome shotgun sequence.
ttttgtttgtttttggtacTCTCTGTCAGCACTAAGCTCCTAAATGCCTTCTGATGTAAGGACAGTGCCActttgctgccatctagtggtgaaAATCCTTCATTTTGGCCTTTCACCTCTTTGCTGCTTTCATCCTCCCAGTCCTATAAAATGTTTTACTCTCTGGGTCCCAGtggttaatttaaaaaaaacaaaaaaaaaaacaagatgcTACGTGTTTTAGGGGTAAAACACAAGTTAACAAACACAGGTTACAGGTTGTATGTGAATTTGGAATGGGACAATTTCCAATCAGTGGTACAGTACAGGATTAGCCTCCACACTTGGCATAGTGTAGGAACTGCTCTACAGCTTTTAGCCAGGAACCACCTCTGTTTGAAATGTACTGGTTAGCAGAACCTTATCTGTGGCCTAGAGAAATGAATGTATGTAATAAAACATGTTTATTGACCAGCTTCTATTGCCCATCTACAGGACCAATCAGCAGTATCCTGGTCAACAAGTATGGCAGTCGACCAATCATGATAATTGGGGGCTGTCTGGCTGGCACAGGATTGGTCTTAGCATCCTTCTGCAACACTGTGGAGGGACTGTACTTCTGTGTGGGAGTGATAGGAGGTGAGCTGACCTGGTCACAGTCCAGACACACAGTAATAATGCTGTTTACTTTGTGTGATCCTAATCCAAAATGATTCAGCCTTGTGACCCTGACTTTGGCTTGTCTCAATTATGCTAATACATAGCACCACGTCTGTTTTAGTGGAATGAGAAGTATATGGAATTAAGTATTTTGGAAAATGTAGTAAAAGCAGTACCACGTTTGTCAGATTGCTTATGGTCCTGTTCCAGTATTACTGTTGTGAATGCTGTAATCTTTTGTTGGTTGCCTCCCTTTGTTAATCTAAAATTATCTGTCTCCTTGTAGGTCTGGGTTTGGCCTTCAATTTGAATCCTGCCCTGACCATGATTGGCAAGTACTTCTACAAGCGGCGTCCAATTGCTAATGGCATTGCAATGGCAGGTAGCCCTGTGTTCCTGTCCACTCTTGCTCCCCTGAACAGCTGGCTGTATGACCAGTTTGGCTGGAGGGGGAGCTTCTTGATTCTGGGGGGAGCTCTGCTTAACTGCTGCGTGGCTGGCTCCTTGATGCGGCCAATTGGACCCAAACCACAGCCACCAAAAGCTGCCATAAAGGAAGACGGTAGCCGTGAGAAGAGAACTGTCATGCAGACAATCAATAGCTTCATCGACCTGACTCTATTCAAGCACCGTGGCTTCCTGCTCTACCTCATGGGCAATGTAGTGATGTTTTTCGGCCTGTTCGCCCCACTCGTCTTCCTCAGCAATTATGCCAAGAGCATGAATATTTCCAAGGAAAAAGCTGCCTTCCTGTTATCCATCCTGGCCTTTACAGACATGGTGGCACGGCCCTCAATGGGGCTGGTGGCCAACACGCGATTGGTTAGGCCAAGGGTGCAGTATTTCTTTGCTGCGTCAGTGCTCTATAACGGAGTTTGCCATTTGCTGGCCCCACTTTCAGTGGACTACGTAGGGTTTGCCGTGTATGCAGTATTTTTCGGTGTGGCATTCGGCTGGCTGAGCTCTGTGCTTTTCGAGACCCTCATGGACCTGGTGGGGGCGCAGAGGTTCTCCAGCGCCGTGGGCCTGGTCACCATTGTGGAGTGTGGACCTGTTCTGCTTGGACCCCCAATACTGGGTAAGTGAGTCTGTGCTGATGCTTCTGTGTCGTTATCCAGATGAACAGAGATCCAGAATGTTAGTCATGTATAGCTTCTAGTAGTATTGCATCATGTTATGTCTTATTACATGCTAGCACATGAGTAGTCAGGATATTTCAGATAAAGACAATTTATACAGATAAATTAACAGATCAGTCTGGACATTAGCATAGGTAGTGATTTGTCTGTTTTATGCAATCACCTACTCGTATTATTGCTCTGCATAATTTGGGGGTCTATTCAGTACTGTACATCTAAAAATGTGTATATTCAAAAGGCAAAACTGGTTAAATAGCTCATCCCTAATCCTAATAGATTTTGTATATATGATGTGgctaaatgtgtcatttttgtCTCTTTGTAGGTGCACTAAATGATAAATACCACAACTATAAATACACCTACCAGGCCTGTGGCATCGTCCTGGTCATTGCCAGCATATTCCTGTTCGTAGGCATGGGGATCAACTACCGCCTGCTCGACCGAGAGcggaaagaggaggagaaaaaagcaGGCCTGGAAGCCAGGGATGAAGAGACCAATCTAGACAACGCAATCAAGGAGAAAGAGACGGACGCAGAGAATGACGTGTCCACTCCACTCACACAAGCAGATGTAGCCAAAATGGACGAGGACTCTGTTTAACGCGCACTTGCATGCGCCTTCCCCATCACGCTCACACATACCTGACAACTAGTGTCGTGTCTTCCAACTGACCATGCgcaataaatatgaataagcAACGGACAAAGTTTTATTTTAGTAAGAAATGTAAAAGGCCACGCTGGAACAAATCACACAAACACCATTCTGttgttctctctcacacacgttCAGTTTCCAGGCCCAGATTTCAGTTCTTCATAAAAGTTTCTAGTTCATAGATTGTTCCCTTCTTTTCAGTCTCTGTGTGATTAAAAAACCAACATTGTACATACAATACCACATGGTTCACACTTTCTATTGCTAATGATCTCACTGAGCCACTGGATATAATATCCTTCAAACGGTACCAGCTACAGATGTCTGTGGTTCTGTCTGAAGCACAAGTTAGGACTTATTTTTAAGTTGGTGTGTGTAGAGTGAGGGAGCTATTCTCAGGCAGATGGATACCTCTCATGCAGGTTGTGTGGCTTTTTGTAGAGGTAAATGGTCCAGCGTAATTTCATTCTAACTAAAGACATTCTGTGAAGTCCGCATGTAGTGAATGAGTATTTTCTCAGTAGTGCTCTTGACCCTTCTGCACAATCGCAACTGGTTAAATGTAACAGCTACCAGGCTTGGAGGCAGTGCCAAACTCCAAACATCTCCAGCATGCCTCTgacaggattttttttatttcataggGTTTCAGATGCTAAGAATTTACCTCCTCAGATGGATATCAGATATGaatacatttttcttttatgttAAACTTGTGTATTACACCCTTCACATCTGAAAAGGGTGACCCTTGTAAGAGTACCTGTATGTTCTGTTCATCTGTAAGTTTGTAATTGCTCTAATCTTTGTGCCTTAGATGAGGTGCCTTATTTGTAGAGCCAGAGTCTCAAACTTGGTGAAATGAGTCCACAACATATTAAAATACTAACATTTTAACCCTTTATACAAATCGGTATGCCTGGCTGAGGTATCCTTGGATAATGTTAcagctattttttttaataaaaattaaatgacTGTGCCATACTCTAGAGAGAGGTGCACAAACGATGCCATGTGTCTTGGATAATGAGATCTGTAAAACCAAAATTGGATGTGGACAAATGCAAGTCTGGACTTTCAGACATCAGATTGCAGAAGAACCAGTTTCTTGTTTCTATTAAACCAACTGGACCAAGTATGTTTGGTCTGCTGGCACCACAGAAAATACAGCTTGCAGTAATTTTACATCTGCATACAAGTATATGATATTCGTGCATAGTGAGTTGGTTTAATATCTCCAGAGAGAGATCACTGATGTGTATATTACTTCTCAAAAGCTTCTTCGTGTTGATATTACACTCGCATCGTATTCTCCAAACATCAATATACTGTAGGTGCATTTGTGTGTCTGAGACTCTGCCTGTTTTACAGATGGAAGGCATCACTAATGAGAAACATATTACATGCCCCCACACCAATGTGtcctctgttttgttttttgtaagaTGCACATGTCTGCGTCACCAGTGTAGTGatgtacattttctttttagaGTAAGGATGATTTTAAGTCTTGAATGCTGTAAGCCAATTTTGTGATCTGTGGTCACCGGCAGCAACATGGTAAAGAGGTAAATATTACAGTTAACCACTGGAAAACTGAGACCGGTTCAAAAAGGTGTTGCTTTTAGCTGGTGTTACAGCATTCTGTGTTTGAATACAAATAGCCTGCACCTCCAGTATTTCTGCATTCCAAACGGAGACTATATATCACAGATTTGATTAGTGTCCCACATTAGAGCTTTTTAATTGCCCTCTTTACGTGTGTACACGGTTTATAGATGGATATTTTAGCTGGAAATAAATGAAGGTGCATATTCTAGTATTGTAGAAAAGGGGAAGGGCATTCCACTCGAGCTGGATGTGTGCGGGCAGCAGTCAGTAGAGGTGAGGTTTGTGTGAAGGCACTCCATACAGACCTTTGGTATCTTGGTTTAGaaggtgttttgtttttgttttgttttttttgtttttttttgttttttttttggggggggggtagtttTGTGATTTGATTAAGTTAAATGTTGGGTGTGATATTTTGTATGTCTGTTCTGAGTAGTGAATtaataaactttttaaaaatataaactgAAGTCTATACTTGCAGCTGTGGATGTGATGTCAGAAAAATCTTAAGATTCAACTGATGTACTTTTATTACTATTTCTATAACTATTTGGCCCATCAATTAATCAGTTGCCCTCTGGAAGACTAATGTTGAGGGGAAGCTGAGCTAGAGAATTTCATTTATACTATATCTTTGTATAGTAAGTGAAAGAAAAGCTCAAACAGTGGGTTGGACTGGTTTAAAGCTGATAAAGACTATGATAACTCCTCAAACCTCAAGTCAAATAAGCTGCAAAAGCTATATCTGATTCTAGTTCTgccagccaagaacagaaagctgagtcTGCAGTGGGCACTGGTTCCCCAAAACTAGGCCATTGAAGACTGGGGGGAAAATGTAGCCTGGGCTGCTGCATCTGGGTTTCTGTTTAGACACACAGATGATGGGTCAGAATTTGGTATCAGCAGCTTGACTCATTGTGGCCAATTTGCCTTGTTTCAACGGTCcagactggtggaggtggtgtaatggtgtgggtaATGTTCTCATGCTCTGTTAGTACCAATCAGCAGTTGCTTAAATgacacagcctatttgagtttTGCTGATCATGAGACCACATGTGACCTCAATCCAATCGTTGGAGGGTTACTCACAGTGTGAGAATAAatatgtcacaaagcaaaagccaaaaACTTATGTCATGAACATGACAGAGTTCCCaaagtggccttcccagtcactggTACTGAGTCCAAAGGGACATCTGTGGAAAGTGCTCCTCAAAACCCTGCATGAATTGTGTGATGCAATTATGtcagcatggaccagaatctcaagtATTAGGGTCATTGAGATTGAAGGGAGGTCATATCCAGTAATTGTATATTCCTGTTCCTGTTTCCATGCATTCCTTTATCACATCTGAAAAGTGCGACCCCTTTTAAAGTGCCTATCTGTTTCTATAAGTATGCTCTGTTTAATCTGTAAGATTGTAATTCATCTAATCTTTGCATCTTAAATGAAGTGCCCTTATTTATGAAATGAGTCCACAGCCCATTAAAATACTAATATTTTAACCCTTTATACAAATCGGTATGCCTGGCTGAGACATCATTGGCTAATGTTCTGCCTATATTTTATACATAGTAAATAAATGACTGGGCCATACTCTAGAAAGAGGCCATGTGTCTGGCATAAGAAGCTCTGTATAAAACCAAAATTGGATATGGATAAATTCAAGTCTGGACTTTCAGACATCAGATGGCATAATAGTCAGtttcttgtttttattaaacTTATTGGACCAAGTATGTTTGGTCTGCTGGCACCACAGAAAATACAGCTTGCAGTTATTTTTACATCTGCGTATAGATATGATATTTGTGCATAGT
It includes:
- the slc16a1b gene encoding monocarboxylate transporter 1b encodes the protein MPPATGGPVGYTPPEGGWGWAVVVGAFISIGFSYAFPKSITVFFKEIEQIFGATSSQVSWISSIMLAVMYAGGPISSILVNKYGSRPIMIIGGCLAGTGLVLASFCNTVEGLYFCVGVIGGLGLAFNLNPALTMIGKYFYKRRPIANGIAMAGSPVFLSTLAPLNSWLYDQFGWRGSFLILGGALLNCCVAGSLMRPIGPKPQPPKAAIKEDGSREKRTVMQTINSFIDLTLFKHRGFLLYLMGNVVMFFGLFAPLVFLSNYAKSMNISKEKAAFLLSILAFTDMVARPSMGLVANTRLVRPRVQYFFAASVLYNGVCHLLAPLSVDYVGFAVYAVFFGVAFGWLSSVLFETLMDLVGAQRFSSAVGLVTIVECGPVLLGPPILGALNDKYHNYKYTYQACGIVLVIASIFLFVGMGINYRLLDRERKEEEKKAGLEARDEETNLDNAIKEKETDAENDVSTPLTQADVAKMDEDSV